One window from the genome of Cryptococcus neoformans var. neoformans JEC21 chromosome 12 sequence encodes:
- a CDS encoding ccr4-not transcription complex, subunit 7, putative, whose amino-acid sequence MSSTLLTMPQQEQLPSKDYGIREIWADNLESEFAALRQAVERYPYISMDTEFPGIVARPIGNFKTGSDYHFQTMRCNVDMLKIIQLGITLCDENGDSPEVSTWQFNFAFSLGEDMFAPDSIDLLKSSGIDFKRNEEEGIDVEYFGELLITSGLVLFDNIKWVSFHSGYDFGYLLKILTCEPLPADETDFFRLLFIWFPCIYDIKHIVRSIKTLRGGLQEIAESLGVKRIGPQHQAGSDSLLTAAVFFRIQTIYFDGHLNDDYYKNYLYGFSSGRLGKASPAAAGENLVDKPY is encoded by the exons ATGTCATCCACCCTTCTCACAATGCCCCAGCAAGAGCAATTACCATCAAAAGACTATGGAATAAGAGAA ATATGGGCAGACAACCTCGAATCAGAGTTTGCAGCTCTGAGACAAGCTGTCGAACGATATCCTTACATTTCCATG GATACTGAATTTCCCGGTATTGTCGCGCGTCCAATAGGCAACTTCAAGACCGGCTCAGATTATCACTTCCAAACTATGCGCTGCAATGTCGATATGCTCAAGATCATCCAACTGGGCATCACATTATGTGATGAAAACGGAGATTCGCCAGAGGTTTCAACATGGCAGTTTAATTTCGCGTTTAGCTTGGG AGAGGACATGTTTGCTCCAGACTCCATCGATTTATTAAAAAGCTCAGGAATCGATTTCAAGCGcaacgaggaagaaggaatcGACGTCGAATACTTTGGCGAGCTTCTCATCACATCTGGGCTTGTTCTCTTTGACAATATAAAATGGGTGTCTTTCCACTC AGGGTACGATTTTGGATATCTTCTCAAGATCCTTACATGTGAACCTCTTCCAGCAGATGAAACAGACTTTTTCCGCCTTCTCTTTATTTGGTTCCCTTGTATCTACGACATCAAGCATATTGTGCGGTCCATTAAAACTCTTCGAGGGGGATTACAAGAAATTGCAGAGTCACTGGGCGTCAAGAGAATAGGACCTCAGCACCAAGCAGGATCAGATTCTCTCTTGACCGCCGCAGTTTTTTTCAGGATCCAAACGATCTACTTTGACGGACACCTGAATGATGATTACTACAA AAATTACTTGTACGGGTTTTCTTCAGGCCGTTTAGGCAAAGCATCTCCGGCAGCTGCTGGCGAAAATCTCGTTGACAAACCCTATTAA
- a CDS encoding expressed protein — translation MKRLHFLNSQTKKTVQAYNMSGTQSPSSNKPDPMLPKDVSQMTQADQRPAASGNKPGAAPGEKSEGGVSGSAFKSAQQSADSLSGEGGKSRKEVETGPGPT, via the exons ATGAAACGACTGCACTTTCTTAATTCTCAAACGAAAAAAACAGTCCAAGCATACAACATGTCCGGAACCCAATCTCCCAGTAGTAACAAGCCTGACCCCATGCTCCCAAAGGATGTCTCTCAAATGACTCAGGCAGATCAACGCCCTG CTGCTTCTGGAAACAAACCTGGAGCTGCCCCCGGAGAGAAGTCTGAAGGCGGTGTCAGCGGGTCTGCATTCAAG AGTGCGCAACAGTCGGCTGACAGCTTGTCCGGGGAGGGCGGCAagtcaaggaaggaagtAGAGACTGGCCCTGGCCCCACATAA
- a CDS encoding expressed protein: MAQPEDLISTPTPTTRKAAEAAASNQHALVNLIRLVKSLEIKLAESEEDEYLNIYIIRKDWETVLYARVLLDTLKQGNEQTSSTTSTLSGLEKSLNHIQSAYHSRLASPLPTSRLNPALIALPRSPSSTIPYDSRIPSPPLTTTTQFPIPSNQTASKNVRRRRAQLEDYLAKRSREDTFGEGTGLLTIKPIHDSEDASSKPSEARDELLGDAIPGSALGAVQVHEELSGQLADMSQRLKLNAIHFSNSLENEKHLIQNSQDVLEKNLSATKTSKKHLSTVSKKGRSTTYLTLGIILLVMIVFIWTYLLIRFT; the protein is encoded by the exons ATGGCCCAACCTGAAGATCTAATTTCTACACCTACCCCAACTACCAGAAAAGCAGCTGAGGCGGCAGCTTCAAATCAGCATGCCCTCGTAAATCTCATTCGTCTTGTCAAGTCTCTGGAGATCAAACTCGcggaaagcgaagaagacgagtaTTTGAACATTTACATAATTAGAAAGGATTGGGAG ACGGTTTTATATGCTCGCGTCCTGCTTGACACTCTTAAGCAAGGCAATGAACA AACTTCTTCGACTACATCCACATTGTCAGGTCTCGAAAAGTCCCTTAATCACATACAATCAGCGTACCATTCCCGCCTAGCTTCGCCGCTTCCAACTTCACGCCTCAACCCTGCTCTGATAGCTTTACCCAGGTCACCTTCATCCACGATTCCTTATGACAGCCGTATTCCAAGTCCGCCTCTGACCACTACTACTCAGTTTCCAATACCATCCAATCAGACCGCATCAAAGAATGTGCGCCGACGTCGCGCACAGTTAGAAGACTACCTTGCCAAACGCAGTCGTGAAGACACCTTCGGCGAGGGGACTGGACTGCTGACTATTAAACCCATTCATGATTCTGAAGATGCTAGTTCTAAACCATCGGAAGCGCGCGATGAACTTTTGGGCGATGCGATACCGGGAAGCGCTCTCGGAGCGGTGCAAGTCCATGAAGAACTCAGCGGACAGTTGGCTGAT ATGTCGCAGCGACTTAAGCTCAACGCGATTCATTTTTCAAATTCTCTGGAGAATGAAAAACATTTGATACAGAATTCACAAGATGTTTTGGAAA AGAACCTTTCGGCCACCAAAACAAGCAAAAAACATCTCTCCACTGTGTCTAAGAAAGGCAGAAGCACAACGTATCTGACTTTGGGGATTATTCTACTAGTCATGATCGTTTTTATTTGGACCTACCTCCTCATACGCTTCACTTAG
- a CDS encoding exoribonuclease II, putative, whose product MALLPARSAISSSFARRAFASTSRSCDARRTRVGSSTKQPQLKAREILDTLAADATLLSTSRAPTSLKSEKPARVKFEVAEGQSNDRRAYFVNDVDAEVGLDWGSIEGDGSSAGLEIGRVVECRRSGQVSLGLILASILIGERPRFLLLRSSGEIWPVSAHDVQFIMPISLMPPSLTEACWSPELLQAWAQSESSSGLASETTSTTPEMMEARRKVALMLRRVQRETERMCGKLRGGTFDKGLIGGAEGVWEKWASENDSERTTITAVEAAEYILNPSSGTESQSPPIQIKPNTLPAYAAHVLLMGRPDMFVSDEGDMWATGTFIVRSKAERQRIERVQRWVEAHKSNGDDAEPLRSFVDRAKAVIALSEKIYTETEGDPLKPYTNGLPSWSSTDLDMIYTLFGAVAETRSTQTSPFLSLAIAIARLITPDPEEVVDRGTITILLQKMGMILPWDSLETSRVAESNMKALAKASTSGDIKGEGEFLQGNELDHLRIDYSDQKVYVIDDATASELDDGIALERILNSEDVWVHVHVADPTRYIPPAHPLAKRASVMGSSLYLPEGNSPLFPSDVIMRELSLGASVQRDEGRQGVITFSARVGKDGEVHDTKVNLGWIKKPRVVTYSSVDRALGLTPVKSYRPFGGPQSFDEPVKSEVISSDIEDLQKLYELAKNIRAKRYATAGFDWTWPSSSVRILNQQAPPNPDVFALPNIPSCPQLFSGSLSVDYCVSSSPATLTSATMVAEFMILAGRLAASFCSERNIPMIYRGSTAPKPVATNSTLDQWLSLRIPGMGIIDPYVMAEPGWYRSSAFVSLKPSAHWIMGFDAPGGGYVRATSPLRRFDDMLVHWQIKAALAKDRGETGKLAKSLKKEEIVTLAQRSDEGSKRAKRAGVNAELFWKTQVINKHFQSPNGWPVPGRSVKEEEGLVDVRGEMIARIAGVSESSVFGEWTTVAVESLGIHVAKMEHPAGKFWKMGEEVRVRLKRSEGWPNPRITLTLAE is encoded by the exons ATGGCCCTCTTGCCGGCAAGATCAGCGATCTCGTCAAGCTTTGCTCGTAGAGCCTTTGCATCCACCTCTCGCTCATGCGATGCTCGCCGCACCAGAGTAGGCTCTTCGACTAAGCAACCGCAACTGAAGGCCAGAGAGATACTGGACACTCTTGCTGCCGACGCCACGCTCTTGTCCACATCAAGAGCACCGACCAGCTTGAAGTCCGAAAAACCAGCCCGAGTCAAGTTTGAGGTTGCAGAAGGCCAGAGCAATGACCGAAGGGCATATTTTGTCAATGATGTAGATGCTGAGGTAGGGTTGGATTGGGGGTCTATTGAAGGAGACGGGAGTAGTGCTGGATTAGAGATTGGACGCGTAGTAGAATGCCGAAG ATCCGGTCAGGTCTCCTTGGGCTTAATCCTGGCCTCCATCCTTATAGGCGAACGCCCTCgttttctcctccttcgaTCGTCTGGTGAAATCTGGCCAGTGTCAGCCCACGACGTGCAGTTCATTATGCCCATATCTCTCATGCCTCCATCACTTACAGAGGCTTGTTGGTCACCTGAACTACTTCAAGCTTGGGCCCAATCGGAAAGCAGCTCCGGTTTGGCAAGTGAGACAACGTCCACCACTccagagatgatggaggcaAGGAGAAAGGTTGCATTGATGCTCAGGAGGGTGCAAAGGGAAACTGAGAGGATGTGCGGCAAACTTCGAGGAGGGACGTTTGACAAAGGTCTCATTGGCGGCGCGGAAGGTGTATGGGAGAAATGGGCGTCGGAAAACGACAGCGAGCGGACGACCATCACCGCTGTAGAGGCCGCGGAGTACATCCTCAACCCTTCAAGCGGAACAGAATCCCAGTCTCCACCTATTCAAATAAAGCCAAATACCTTACCTGCATACGCTGCCCACGTTCTTCTTATGGGACGTCCTGATATGTTTGTCAGCGACGAAGGAGATATGTGGGCTACTGGGACATTTATAGTTCGCAGCAAGGCCGAGAGACAACGAATTGAGCGGGTTCAGCGATGGGTTGAGGCACACAAGTCGAATGGAGACGACGCTGAACCATTGCGTTCATTCGTGGACAGAGCTAAAGCTGTCATTGCTTTATCTGAAAAAATCTACACAGAGACCGAAGGTGACCCTCTTAAACCATATACGAACGGTCTTCCCAGCTGGTCCTCAACGGACCTTGACATGATCTACACCCTCTTCGGTGCTGTCGCCGAAACTCGTTCCACCCAAACGTCGCCCTTCTTGTCTCTCGCCATCGCCATTGCAAGGTTGATCACTCCCGATCCGGAAGAAGTCGTCGACCGAGGAACAATTACCATTTTGTTACAGAAGATGGGTATGATCCTTCCCTGGGACAGCTTGGAGACCTCTAGAGTGGCGGAATCGAACATGAAGGCTCTAGCCAAGGCTTCTACCAGCGGCGATATCAAGGGTGAAGGCGAATTCCTCCAGGGCAATGAATTGGATCATCTAAGAATAGATTACTCTGACCAAAAAGTCTATGTGATTGATGATGCCACTGCATCTGAATTGGATGATGGCATTGCTCTGGAGCGAATATTAAACTCGGAAGACGTTTGGGTCCATGTACACGTGGCTGACCCCACGAGGTATATCCCTCCTGCCCATCCTTTGGCAAAGCGAGCTTCTGTCATGGGATCTTCCCTATATTTGCCCGAAGGAAACTCCCCCTTGTTCCCATCAGACGTGATCATGAGGGAACTATCTCTGGGAGCCAGTGTGcagagagatgaagggagaCAAGGTGTAATAACCTTTTCGGCCAGAGTAGGCAAGGATGGCGAAGTTCATGACACGAAGGTCAATTTGGGATGGATCAAGAAGCCTCGGGTAGTCACCTATTCCTCGGTCGACCGAGCTCTCGGACTTACTCCTGTGAAATCATATCGTCCATTTGGCGGTCCACAAAGTTTTGATGAGCCTGTCAAATCTGAGGTAATCTCTTCAGATATTGAAGATTTGCAGAAGCTTTATGAACTAGCCAAGAATATCCGTGCCAAGCGCTATGCCACTGCTGGATTTGATTGGACTTGgccgtcttcttcagtcCGGATCCTCAATCAACAAGCCCCACCTAACCCTGATGTTTTTGCCCTTCCCAACATACCCTCATGTCCCCAACTTTTCTCTGGCTCTTTATCAGTTGATTACTGcgtctcgtcttctcccgCAACCCTCACATCCGCGACGATGGTCGCCGAATTCATGATTTTGGCTGGTAGATTGGCGGCGTCCTTCTGCTCAGAGCGCAACATCCCCATGATATACAGAGGCAGTACTGCCCCAAAACCTGTCGCCACGAACTCGACTCTAGATCAATGGCTTTCTCTTCGTATACCTGGTATGGGTATCATCGACCCTTATGTGATGGCGGAACCTGGGTGGTACCGTTCGTCAGCATTTGTCAGTCTCAAACCCTCCGCACACTGGATTATGGGCTTTGATGCCCCTGGCGGAGGTTATGTGCGTGCAACCTCACCCCTGAGAAGATTTGATGATATGCTTGTGCATTGGCAAATCAAGGCTGCGCTTGCGAAAGACCGCGGTGAGACAGGGAAATTGGCCAAAAGCCTtaagaaggaggaaattGTGACCTTGGCGCAGAGAAGCGACGAAGGATCAAAGCGGGCTAAGAGGGCAGGAGTCAACGCGGAACTATTTTGGAAAACACAGGTGATTAATAAACATTTCCAGTCGCCTAATGGATGGCCAGTCCCAGGGAGATCcgtcaaggaggaagaggggcTCGTTGACGTCAGGGGTGAGATGATCGCAAGAATTGCTGGCGTGTCTGAAAGTTCAGTTTTTGGAGAATGGACAACAGTAGCGGTTGAGAGTTTAGGTATCCATGTTGCGAAAATGGAGCATCCTGCTGGGAAAttttggaagatgggggAAGAAGTCCGAGTTAGGCTGAAGCGGTCGGAGGGGTGGCCCAATCCTCGTATTACTTTGACGTTAGCAGAATAG
- a CDS encoding expressed protein encodes MRVVSLSRMLPFSPTLPELHHTEDQQDVLLEWKKASLPRFIILITKCLIPPLLVFALILTLISLLLPTVKHHETTFFSIQPIGHARKVTAGSLPVNSTSSSLSPLRASAVAAIRDIKQELEETSPGNDIVNATKTIVQSGNVRLEEWLGINGPSIFVGALRICSRMKANESIMCTSSGEAAYHAAFLPLSLGKALIVLPPSPFSPILLLLSGILTLISVLIFIVGLISWHLPRLALLRQKSHLEAVPHRPDYPRDIDSVRPLVHEDGADDKGKSVASFKWGNGPHPAFFCTVLSALGVAGGAMMELRDVSKAREQWDDIQAWEVGLEFRLGTLTYLLPLLPICLFLVLVIGSLPWAWSVAQSKHYMNFGSVRNMSPVSTKPDSLQNAQTPQASSFTGN; translated from the exons ATGAGAGTGGTCAGCTTGTCTCGCATGCTCCCATTTAGCCCAACACTCCCAGAGCTACATCATACAGAAGACCAGCAAGACGTCCTGTTGGAGTGGAAGAAAGCGTCTCTTCCCCGTTTCATTATCCTTATTACAAAATGCTTGATCCCACCTTTACTCGTTTTCGCACTTATACTCACCCTAAtttccctccttctgccTACGGTGAAGCATCATGAGACGACCTTCTTTTCTATTCAACCCATCGGTCACGCAAGAAAAGTCACAGCCGGTAGCCTGCCAGTAAACtcgacatcatcatcattgtcACCGTTGAGGGCCTCTGCCGTGGCAGCCATCAGGGACATCAAACAGGAGTTGGAGGAAACGAGTCCTGGGAACGACATCGTAAACGCTACCAAAACCATTGTACAGTCAGGGAACGTGAGGCTGGAAGAATGGTTGGGCATCAATGGACCGAGTATCTTCGTTGGAGCTTTAC GTATCTGCTCAAGGATGAAGGCCAACGAGTCAATTATGTGTACTTCTTCGGGGGAAGCGGCTTATC ATGCAGCTTTCTTGCCCCTTTCCCTCGGGAAGGCACTTATTGTTCTCCCACCGTCCCCCTTTTCACCAATACTTCTCTTACTATCTGGGATTCTCACTCTCATATCCGTGCTGATATTTATTGTGGGCCTAATATCGTGGCATCTACCGCGCCTCGCTCTTTTAAGGCAAAAGTCTCATCTTGAAGCTGTACCCCATCGGCCAGATTATCCCAGGGATATTGATTCCGTAAGACCGCTAGTACATGAAGACGGGGCGGATGATAAGGGAAAGAGCGTAGCGAGCTTCAAGTGGGGCAACGGCCCACATCCGGCATTTTTCTGTACGGTCCTGAGCGCTTTGGGGGTAGCAGGGGGTGCGATGATGGAGTTGAGAGACGTGAGTAAGGCGCGGGAACAGTGGGACGATATACAAGCTTGGGAGGTTGGGTTGGAATTCAGGCTGGGAACGTTGACATATT TACTCCCTCTCTTACCTATATGTTTGTTCTTAGTTCTCGTCATCGGTTCCTTGCCATGGGCATGGTCAGTTGCCCAGTCCAAGCATTATATGAACTTCGGTTCTGTCCGAAATATGAGTCCCGTCTCTACAAAACCCGACAGCCTTCAAAACGCACAAACTCCCCAAGCGTCATCTTTCACGGGCAACTAA
- a CDS encoding expressed protein, translating to MLSFCFLSSPKLPSMLFHSDKRPRSALTAIFTESGHADILLGIFNNLAIQHIPALLRVNKYVNSVFTSSSQLQLRYRKSYHSVSPHTQSSAPSRLTNSAEELGLLIEQEKRLSNLCPSEIRCLHFPNAEIAQVQLNHILVTERINREIVFPNAPDSNYLWDGWSVWRIRNAYEFDGESRGGKKAQGVWKWKMNFGAPIDSATMCVEDNVVAVAYAVNHPPCDEISYNSTLKVAHRIYFYSLIPPVGTPQQSDGIFQPPIPHPEAKLPYVEVLVPAKHHMHHIELQLGPGGKVGLLLVSADTTRQNFVGLWDWKAGVSIGKLSPTPDVPVCEDFRFLGPFILSSVMRDLVKKPEDELMVLHNRELDSCASGGRPSCLSASTPQRPKPASVYDDIDYDSEEDTFQGVSEAVPPPLETVYSIDTHAPLPTERGTRPFKRSYITHFGPGSEIDEAYTWDWDEIPFCMPLASLQLPTLNTTPLGVYETPLDSIMDSLHVDTDFHPVRLAFDSFSVDPALLQGERLGVIPFTLSGDTSDGLGAPNVVRCKGIIDITTLLGKTIEAMQWHMAKTKGIDIKLLALGAKLNKKTWRDQLIEAFELFLRSGQDDGWETEEDEPSRYKSKKSRSKRISKRATIISPKQTKSTYKWENPHVVPWKSWDSGVSIRFNHRNIVTAWGTRAVMVEPVPDAKPLVRKKDGQLMRQYWMTLRDYSRHTFHDHPGRPRQVLGGLQHPYLSLDKASLSTASSSTSPSPPESGAKREKPRVIKCPLVNPVPVAQMDNNLIEHSTSEIQDKRLWTKRIFYDELLQSKLMYKEVRAKILLDQKRPYRSSAFDGKMVVIGVESGAHIFTF from the exons ATGTTGTCTTTTTGCTTTCTTTCATCCCCCAAATTGCCCTCCATGCTATTCCACAGCGACAAACGCCCCCGCAGCGCCCTCACAGCAATATTCACAGAGTCAGGACACGCAGACATCCTCCTCGGCATATTTAACAACCTCGCCATACAACATATCCCCGCTCTTCTACGC GTTAACAAATACGTAAACTCAGTAtttacttcttcttcccagctCCAGCTTCGTTATCGAAAGTCCTATCATTCCGTTTCCCCTCATACCCAATCGTCGGCCCCCAGCCGACTCACAAACTCTGCCGAAGAGCTCGGTCTTCTTATTGAACAAGAAAAGCGCCTATCCAATCTCTGCCCGTCAGAGATCAGGTGCTTACACTTTCCCAATGCTGAAATAGCTCAAGTTCAACTTAACCACATCCTCGTAACAGAGCGCATTAATAGGGAGATCGTATTTCCAAATGCCCCCGATTCGAACTATCTCTGGGATGGATGGTCTGTTTGGAGGATCAGAAACGCCTACGAATTTGATGGAGAGTCAAgaggtgggaagaaggcgcaAGGTGtatggaaatggaaaatgAACTTCGGTGCGCCAATCGACAGTGCTACCATGTGTGTAGAAGACAATGTCGTGGCTGTCGCCTACGCTGT CAACCACCCACCATGTGACGAAATTTCCTACAACTCTACACTCAAGGTAGCCCATCGAATCTACTTTTACAGTCTCATTCCGCCGGTCGGCACACCTCAACAATCTGATGGTATCTTTCAACCACCGATTCCCCACCCAGAGGCCAAGCTGCCATATGTTGAAGTTCTTGTCCCAGCAAAGCACCATATGCACCATATTGAGCTTCAACTGGGCCCAGGTGGTAAAGTTGGTTTACTTCTGGTTTCTGCAGACACGACAAGGCAAAATTTTGTAGGCCTTTGGGACTGGAAAGCGGGTGTGTCTATTGGT AAACTTTCTCCTACGCCCGACGTCCCTGTGTGCGAAGATTTCCGCTTCTTGGGCCCCTTTATTCTTTCTTCTGTTATGAGGGACCTTGTCAAGAAGCCTGAAGACGAGCTGATGGTGCTTCATAACAGGGAATTGGATTCCTGTGCATCCGGAGGTCGCCCAAGTTGTCTTTCGGCTTCCACCCCGCAGAGGCCCAAGCCTGCCAGTGTCTACGATGATATTGATTATGATTCTGAGGAGGACACCTTTCAGGGCGTTTCAGAGGCTGTTCCCCCGCCCTTGGAGACGGTGTACAGCATCGACACACACGCTCCCTTACCCACAGAACGAGGTACTCGGCCGTTCAAGCGCAGCTATATAACACATTTCGGCCCAGGCTCCGAAATTGATGAAGCATATACCTGGGACTGGGACGAAATTCCGTTTTGCATGCCTCTCGCTTCCCTTCAACTTCCTACTTTGAATACAACCCCTTTGGGTGTTTACGAAACCCCTCTAGATTCTATCATGGATTCTTTACATGTCGATACTGACTTCCATCCAGTTCGCCTCGCCTTTGACAGCTTCTCGGTTGATCCTGCGCTCTTGCAGGGCGAGCGATTGGGTGTTATACCCTTTACCTTGTCTGGTGATACCAGTGATGGTCTTGGTGCGCCAAATGTTGTCAGATGTAAGGGCATAATCGACATTACGACCCTTCTTGGAAAGACTATCGAAGCGATGCAATGGCACATGGCGAAAACAAAGGGTATAGATATCAAACTGTTAGCTCTCGGTGCGAAGCTCAACAAAAAGACATGGAGAGATCAGTTAATAGAGGCATTTGAGCTGTTCCTTCGTTCTGGGCAGGATGATGGGTGGGAAactgaggaagatgagccGAGCCGGTACAAGTCCAAAAAGAGCAGATCAAAGAGAATCAGCAAAAGAGCTACAATTATATCTCCGAAACAAACCAAATCCACTTACAAGTGGGAAAATCCACATGTTGTTCCCTGGAAATCTTGGGATTCCGGGGTCAGCATACGTTTCAACCATCGCAATATCGTAACGGCTTGGGGTACACGAGCGGTCATGGTTGAGCCTGTGCCAGATGCAAAGCCCttggtgaggaagaaggatgggcagCTCATGAGGCAATACTGGATGACCTTGCGGGATTACTCTCGACACACTTTCCATGATCATCCTGGACGTCCACGTCAAGTCTTGGGAGgtcttcaacatccataTTTATCTCTCGACAAAGCTTCATTATCCActgcctcttcatccacatcaccttctccccctGAAAGCGGTGCCAAACGTGAGAAACCGCGCGTCATCAAATGTCCGCTAGTGAACCCTGTCCCTGTCGCCCAGATGGACAACAATTTGATTGAACACAGTACCTCGGAGATTCAGGATAAAAGACTTTGGACGAAGCGCATATTTTATGATGAGCTCTTGCAGTCGAAATTGATGTATAAGGAAGTCAGAGCAAAGATCTTGTTGGATCAAAAGAGGCCATATCGCTCGTCTGCTTTCGATGGCAAGATGGTCGTTATCGGTGTG gaatCCGGCGCTCATATATTTACATTCTGA
- a CDS encoding expressed protein, whose translation MTAALPVDIWSHILSYCIEVPPTPGAHVPQPTLVNALRVSSTLFLAAAPHLYSQATVSDPGSFLLGLDRPTSVFPSSFITSQQMDYEYLKWGHKKIPLLRHLQKVTFFRPFISGYDSVVSPESTGSEATFASLGYANQMLSHLLFTETTHVSPKFETLSILDPPELPVYPQTVPPFAQFIQLFIRYFQPRSVCVQNADILIPSQKVKLQDLYLPENVIIHADLDWKLTVIWGTTNRICFFKSKIAEEGNLDLGALTIADPTEGNGQAMEAAVDIRSDDDGGWEDIDGISGASSGLTSQRAQNTPSNTALHNQSNELYLGAFDPEDLEDDYYDEYDWDDELDADDDFGGIYDDGVGLPSRMSDFDGDDEVAAVLPGGFSEEEVISTLADCLSRSFKHCRINNRKGGGKSIQRTIFEFYGLEQFLSVDTLVYRNPDIYGQDTEDQILQKAMDRIREMVQQHVEQMLAGVGQLPVIKFLRANEASDCEGCGRKMAECRINKPED comes from the exons ATGACAGCTGCTCTTCCCGTCGACATATGGTCCCACATCCTTTCATATTGCATAGAAGTACCACCTACACCAGGGGCCCATGTTCCCCAACCAACTCTTGTCAACGCCCTGCGCGTTAGCTCG ACACTGTTCCTCGCTGCCGCACCCCATTTGTACTCTCAAGCTACTGTCTCTGACCCAGGcagctttcttcttgggtTGGACAGACCTACTTCTGTTTTTCCCTCGTCCTTTATCACGAGTCAACAAATGGACTATGAGTATCTCAAATGGGGCCACAAGAAAATTCCTCTacttcgtcatcttcagaaAGTCACATTTTTTCGCCCTTTTATTAGTGGCTATGACTCTGTCGTTTCTCCTGAATCCACAGGTTCTGAAGCCACCTTTGCTTCTTTAGGTTATGCCAACCAAATGCTCAGCCATCTACTCTTCACGGAAACCACTCATGTATCGCCAAAGTTCGAAACACTATCCATCCTGGACCCTCCAGAGCTCCCTGTGTACCCTCAGACGGTACCTCCATTTGCCCAATTCATACAGCTTTTCATCCGTTACTTCCAGCCAAGGTCGGTATGCGTTCAGAATGCCGATATTCTCATACCATCCCAAAAGGTCAAATTGCAAGATCTATATTTACCCGAAAATGTGATCATCCATGCCGACCTAGACTGGAAGCTCACCGTCATTTGGGGAACCACCAATAGGATTTGTTTCTTCAAATCAAAAATCGCGGAGGAAGGTAACCTTGACCTAGGAGCCTTGACTATAGCGGATCCTACTGAAGGGAACGGTCAGGCGATGGAAGCAGCTGTCGATATCAgaagcgatgatgatgggggaTGGGAAGACATTGACGGAATCTCGGGTGCATCATCTGGTCTCACATCGCAGCGGGCGCAAAACACTCCGTCCAATACTGCTCTCCACAATCAGTCAAACGAACTCTATCTTGGTGCTTTTGATCCAGAGGACCTGGAAGACGATTATTATGACGAGTATGACTGGGACGACGAGCTTGACGCAGATGATGACTTTGGAGGGATTTATGATGATGGCGTTGGCCTGCCCAGTCGTATGAGCGACTTTGATGGGGATGACGAGGTTGCTGCGGTTCTTCCGGGTGGTTtttctgaagaagaggtcaTAAGCACCCTTGCCGATTGTCTTAGCCGATCATTCAAACATTGTCGCATCAACAATAGAAAAGGTGGCGGAAAATCAATACAACGGACCATCTTCGAGTTCTACGGTCTAGAGCAGTTCCTGTCGGTGGATACGCTGGTATATCGGAATCCAGATATCTACGGACAAGACACCGAAGACCAAATTCTGCAAAAGGCTATGGACAGGATCAGGGAAATGGTACAGCAACATGTCGAACAGATGCTGGCGGGTGTTGGACAATTACCCGTCATCAAATTCTTGCGCGCGAATGAAGCGTCAGATTGTGAAGGATGTGGTAGGAAGATGGCGGAGTGTCGGATTAATAAACCTGAAGATTAG